One window from the genome of Coriobacteriia bacterium encodes:
- a CDS encoding DNA replication/repair protein RecF: MNGGRDLRLSRVELTDFRSYGRFELQPGEALTIIVGPNASGKTNLLEAVYLTTAGSSFRRARPEDLIRRGARRATVRSEASSPEGSRLEVEMTAEDGSRRYRVNGKPVRRRSELAGRLPAVAFTPDDLALVKGPAEVRRDAIDEVGEGLAAAYGALRREYGRALRQRNALLKDGVAGAGELEPWTEQLSRTGSRLALHRTALLRRISAEAERVYGEVSGGERLHVSYEDAYGIGARRWEADPAAEEVEEAMRERFEIRRGDEIRRRTTLVGPHRDDVVLEVAGRDARAQASQGQQRTVALSWKIAELRVVRQVTGRRPVLLLDDVMSELDERRRGALTRHVGEGLQTLVTATTLDSFPPRLMDGARIVTMSPAGEDR; the protein is encoded by the coding sequence GTGAACGGAGGGCGCGACCTGAGGCTCTCGCGAGTCGAGCTCACCGATTTCCGAAGCTACGGCCGGTTCGAACTCCAACCCGGAGAGGCCCTCACGATCATAGTGGGGCCGAACGCCTCCGGTAAGACGAATCTGCTCGAGGCCGTGTACCTCACGACGGCGGGCTCGTCGTTCCGGCGGGCTCGCCCCGAGGACCTCATACGCCGGGGAGCACGGCGCGCGACGGTGCGCAGCGAGGCGTCCTCACCCGAGGGCTCCCGGCTGGAGGTGGAGATGACCGCCGAGGACGGGTCGCGCCGATACCGCGTGAACGGGAAGCCCGTCAGGCGGCGCAGCGAGCTGGCCGGGCGGCTGCCGGCCGTGGCGTTCACGCCGGACGACCTGGCGCTCGTGAAGGGACCGGCGGAGGTCCGGCGCGACGCGATAGACGAGGTGGGGGAGGGACTGGCCGCCGCGTACGGAGCGCTGCGCAGGGAGTACGGACGGGCGCTTCGGCAGCGCAACGCGTTACTGAAGGACGGTGTCGCCGGCGCCGGCGAACTGGAGCCGTGGACCGAGCAGCTCTCCAGGACAGGCTCGAGGCTCGCGCTGCACCGCACAGCGTTGCTGCGGCGGATATCAGCCGAGGCCGAGCGCGTGTACGGGGAGGTGTCCGGGGGCGAGCGGCTGCACGTGAGCTACGAGGACGCGTACGGGATAGGAGCGCGGAGGTGGGAGGCGGACCCCGCGGCCGAGGAGGTCGAGGAGGCGATGCGGGAGCGCTTCGAGATCCGCCGAGGCGACGAGATCCGCCGGAGGACGACGCTCGTCGGGCCTCACAGGGACGACGTGGTCCTCGAAGTGGCCGGACGGGACGCCCGCGCGCAGGCGTCCCAGGGGCAGCAGCGGACCGTCGCGCTGTCGTGGAAGATCGCGGAGCTGAGGGTAGTCAGACAGGTGACGGGGCGAAGACCGGTGCTCCTGCTCGACGACGTGATGTCGGAGCTGGACGAGCGCCGTAGGGGAGCGCTCACCAGGCACGTGGGGGAGGGACTCCAGACGCTGGTCACCGCCACGACGCTCGACTCCTTCCCGCCGCGGTTGATGGACGGAGCCCGCATCGTGACGATGTCCCCCGCCGGGGAGGACCGTTGA
- the dnaN gene encoding DNA polymerase III subunit beta translates to MRITLARGELLDTLSVVGRALSSRSTLPILSGVLLSAEHSRIVMQATDLEISIKASVEAKVDQDGKTVAPGKMLTDIVRSLPEAAVTVASEGDRISVTSGTAAFSLKTLPGQDFPRFPEVSPESKVELAIDVLSRAAKQVSRAVSRDETRPILTGVLTVVEGTSLRLVATDSYRLAVSEVPLENAGGEVEVVVPGKALEEVVRSSSAFDKVTMGVSENQLVFEFGDITFVSRRIEGAFPNYRQLIPKDPHTKVTLPREELLEAVRRVSLLAQHNTPLRARVAAGDKTLTLSATTQDVGEATEDLMVEAEGEDVEIAFNHAFLADGITSSEGESMDVEIVSPLKPGVLRTPDDPGFLYLLMPVRLG, encoded by the coding sequence ATGAGGATCACCCTGGCAAGAGGTGAGCTGCTCGACACGCTCAGCGTGGTGGGCAGGGCCTTGTCGTCCCGCTCCACCCTCCCGATCCTCTCCGGCGTGCTGCTCTCAGCCGAGCACAGCCGCATCGTCATGCAGGCGACCGACCTCGAGATCTCCATCAAGGCCTCGGTCGAAGCCAAGGTGGACCAGGACGGCAAGACCGTAGCCCCGGGCAAGATGCTCACCGACATCGTGAGAAGCCTTCCGGAAGCGGCGGTGACCGTAGCGAGTGAAGGGGACAGGATCTCGGTGACGAGCGGCACGGCCGCCTTCTCACTGAAGACGCTGCCCGGCCAGGACTTCCCGCGCTTCCCGGAGGTGTCGCCGGAGAGCAAGGTGGAGCTGGCGATCGACGTCCTGTCCAGGGCCGCGAAGCAGGTGTCCCGGGCGGTGAGCAGGGATGAGACCAGACCGATACTGACCGGCGTGCTGACCGTCGTGGAAGGCACGTCGCTGAGACTGGTGGCGACGGACTCGTACCGCCTGGCGGTGAGCGAGGTCCCCCTCGAGAACGCGGGCGGAGAGGTCGAGGTCGTGGTGCCGGGCAAGGCCCTCGAAGAGGTCGTCCGGTCCTCGTCGGCCTTCGACAAGGTGACGATGGGCGTTTCGGAGAACCAGCTCGTCTTCGAGTTCGGCGACATCACGTTCGTGTCGAGGCGGATCGAAGGGGCGTTCCCGAACTACCGGCAGCTCATCCCGAAGGATCCGCACACGAAGGTGACGCTGCCTCGGGAGGAGCTGCTCGAAGCGGTCCGAAGGGTGTCGCTGCTGGCGCAGCACAACACGCCGCTGAGGGCGAGGGTCGCGGCGGGGGACAAGACACTCACGCTGTCGGCCACGACGCAGGACGTGGGAGAGGCCACAGAGGACCTGATGGTGGAAGCCGAGGGGGAGGACGTGGAGATCGCGTTCAACCACGCGTTCCTCGCCGACGGCATCACCTCCTCGGAGGGTGAGTCGATGGACGTGGAGATCGTGAGCCCGCTGAAGCCAGGGGTGCTGCGAACCCCGGACGACCCGGGGTTCCTGTACCTGCTCATGCCCGTGCGCCTCGGGTGA